The following are from one region of the Stigmatopora argus isolate UIUO_Sarg chromosome 9, RoL_Sarg_1.0, whole genome shotgun sequence genome:
- the fgf18a gene encoding fibroblast growth factor 18a isoform X1 produces MWSLLSTLTVLCVQMLLVMCNPLQVLGVDGVNFSVHVENQTQVRDTMSRRHHRVYQLYSRTSGKHVQVMGRRIGARGEDGDKYAQLVVEADTFGSQVRIRGKETNFYLCMNRRGKLVGKRASNRSADCVFVEKVLENHYTALMSARYAGWYVGFTKRGRPRRGPHTLPNQQDVHFMKRFPPGEQPHLTTPFRFTTIGKRGKRVRTSGPR; encoded by the exons ATGTGGTCCCTTCTTTCCACGCTGACCGTCTT ATGTGTCCAGATGCTGCTGGTGATGTGCAATCCGTTACAA GTGCTCGGCGTGGACGGGGTCAACTTCAGCGTGCACGTGGAGAACCAGACGCAGGTGCGAGACACCATGAGTCGCCGCCACCATCGGGTCTACCAGCTCTACAGCCGCACCAGCGGCAAGCACGTCCAAGTCATGGGACGGCGAATCGGCGCCCGCGGAGAAGACGGAGACAAATATG CCCAGCTCGTAGTGGAGGCGGACACCTTTGGCAGTCAGGTGCGAATCCGGGGCAAAGAGACCAACTTCTACCTGTGCATGAACCGCAGGGGAAAGCTGGTAGGAAAG AGGGCGAGTAACCGAAGCGCCGACTGCGTCTTCGTGGAGAAGGTCCTGGAAAACCACTACACGGCCCTGATGTCGGCACGCTACGCCGGCTGGTACGTGGGCTTCACCAAGAGAGGGCGCCCTCGGCGCGGACCGCACACCCTGCCCAACCAGCAGGACGTGCACTTCATGAAGCGCTTCCCGCCGGGGGAGCAGCCCCACCTCACCACGCCCTTCCGCTTCACCACCATCGGCAAGAGGGGCAAGCGGGTGCGTACCAGCGGACCCCGCTAG
- the fgf18a gene encoding fibroblast growth factor 18a isoform X2, with protein sequence MLLVMCNPLQVLGVDGVNFSVHVENQTQVRDTMSRRHHRVYQLYSRTSGKHVQVMGRRIGARGEDGDKYAQLVVEADTFGSQVRIRGKETNFYLCMNRRGKLVGKRASNRSADCVFVEKVLENHYTALMSARYAGWYVGFTKRGRPRRGPHTLPNQQDVHFMKRFPPGEQPHLTTPFRFTTIGKRGKRVRTSGPR encoded by the exons ATGCTGCTGGTGATGTGCAATCCGTTACAA GTGCTCGGCGTGGACGGGGTCAACTTCAGCGTGCACGTGGAGAACCAGACGCAGGTGCGAGACACCATGAGTCGCCGCCACCATCGGGTCTACCAGCTCTACAGCCGCACCAGCGGCAAGCACGTCCAAGTCATGGGACGGCGAATCGGCGCCCGCGGAGAAGACGGAGACAAATATG CCCAGCTCGTAGTGGAGGCGGACACCTTTGGCAGTCAGGTGCGAATCCGGGGCAAAGAGACCAACTTCTACCTGTGCATGAACCGCAGGGGAAAGCTGGTAGGAAAG AGGGCGAGTAACCGAAGCGCCGACTGCGTCTTCGTGGAGAAGGTCCTGGAAAACCACTACACGGCCCTGATGTCGGCACGCTACGCCGGCTGGTACGTGGGCTTCACCAAGAGAGGGCGCCCTCGGCGCGGACCGCACACCCTGCCCAACCAGCAGGACGTGCACTTCATGAAGCGCTTCCCGCCGGGGGAGCAGCCCCACCTCACCACGCCCTTCCGCTTCACCACCATCGGCAAGAGGGGCAAGCGGGTGCGTACCAGCGGACCCCGCTAG